A genome region from Paludibacterium sp. B53371 includes the following:
- a CDS encoding YraN family protein, with amino-acid sequence MNPIGRDAENRALSWLLRHGLVLVERNWRCRGGELDLVMTDAGVWVFVEVRHRSSQQFGGAAESLTPGKLARLQHAAQRYMQLKGLWNVPCRFDAVLSAADGRLNWIKNFLA; translated from the coding sequence ATGAACCCGATCGGCCGGGATGCCGAGAACCGGGCGCTGTCCTGGTTGTTGCGTCACGGGCTGGTATTGGTAGAGCGTAATTGGCGCTGTCGTGGCGGCGAGCTGGATCTGGTGATGACCGATGCCGGTGTCTGGGTATTTGTCGAGGTCCGGCATCGCAGCAGCCAGCAGTTCGGTGGCGCCGCCGAGAGTCTGACCCCGGGCAAGCTGGCGCGTCTGCAGCACGCGGCGCAGCGTTATATGCAGCTCAAGGGATTGTGGAATGTCCCTTGTCGTTTCGATGCCGTGTTGTCCGCCGCGGACGGCAGGCTGAACTGGATAAAGAATTTTTTGGCGTGA
- a CDS encoding penicillin-binding protein activator — MQKLAPLMVGALAAWLGVAHAQVPDYIIQSNAAPLKPLSVPLSAPASPVRTTVLPAAPAAPAAVPVAPAVPAAPAAKSPAPAARAPLKIGVLLPTGSATFGEAAQVVQAGMNAAAATDGQAELVFVDEQSDDLSARYRALVQSGVRVVVGPLTRPGIARIASQVTVPTLALNGFDAGLKVAPRLYGLSLVVEGEARQMVSVMRDDGRSKPLVVSTADPLSHRLAQAFVDEWQKRTGAAPAQLDWPFSAPMTESLAQADAVFIAMTPPEASALKAALPSNLSVYATSQLNTRKPDASLAGIRFIDMPWFLMPEQEQVKRYPRPSAALTMQTERLYALGIDAYRLALLLAAGKNTPATLKLSGVTGDLQLGSDHQFGRVLPMAIMMPDNNGQ; from the coding sequence ATGCAAAAACTGGCTCCACTGATGGTTGGTGCACTGGCAGCATGGCTGGGCGTCGCCCATGCGCAAGTTCCCGACTATATCATCCAAAGCAATGCTGCGCCGCTCAAACCCTTGAGTGTTCCCCTGTCTGCACCGGCGTCCCCGGTCCGGACGACGGTCTTGCCGGCCGCGCCGGCGGCCCCGGCGGCGGTTCCTGTCGCGCCGGCCGTACCGGCAGCGCCTGCCGCCAAATCCCCCGCGCCGGCCGCGCGGGCCCCGCTGAAGATCGGGGTATTGCTGCCGACCGGGTCGGCGACGTTTGGCGAGGCGGCCCAGGTGGTGCAGGCCGGCATGAATGCTGCTGCGGCGACCGATGGTCAGGCGGAGCTGGTGTTTGTCGATGAGCAGTCGGACGACTTGTCGGCGCGGTATCGCGCCCTGGTGCAGTCTGGTGTCCGGGTGGTGGTTGGCCCGCTGACCCGGCCGGGGATTGCCCGTATCGCCAGCCAGGTGACGGTGCCGACGCTGGCTCTGAACGGTTTTGATGCCGGGCTGAAGGTGGCGCCGCGGTTGTATGGCCTGTCGCTGGTGGTGGAAGGCGAGGCGCGGCAGATGGTGAGCGTGATGCGCGATGACGGGCGCAGCAAGCCGCTGGTGGTCAGTACGGCCGATCCCTTGTCGCATCGGCTGGCCCAGGCGTTTGTGGATGAGTGGCAGAAGCGGACCGGTGCCGCACCGGCTCAGCTCGACTGGCCGTTTTCGGCGCCCATGACCGAGAGCCTGGCGCAGGCCGATGCGGTGTTCATTGCCATGACGCCGCCGGAAGCCTCGGCGCTGAAAGCCGCGTTGCCGTCCAATCTGTCGGTCTATGCGACGTCGCAGCTGAATACCCGCAAGCCGGATGCCTCGCTGGCCGGCATCCGCTTTATCGACATGCCCTGGTTCCTGATGCCGGAGCAGGAGCAGGTCAAGCGTTATCCGCGTCCGTCGGCGGCACTGACCATGCAGACCGAACGGCTGTATGCCCTGGGGATTGATGCTTACCGCCTGGCGCTGTTGCTGGCTGCCGGCAAGAACACCCCGGCCACGCTGAAGTTGTCCGGTGTGACCGGTGATTTGCAACTGGGCAGTGATCACCAGTTCGGACGTGTATTACCGATGGCGATCATGATGCCGGATAATAACGGGCAATGA
- the rsmI gene encoding 16S rRNA (cytidine(1402)-2'-O)-methyltransferase, translating into MHTSFARLIESSGDSFLPGTLYVLATPIGNLADISARGIAALTAADVVCAEDTRVTGQLLKAYGLHAPRLVSLREHNERAMAEQVIGWLREGLKVVQVSDAGTPAISDPGARLVEAVRGAGLPVCPLPGASAVITALSASGLTTPSFLFHGFLPPKSGERRRTLAQWREASYSVVCYEAPHRIIDTLQDIVAELGTERRLFLARELTKTFETLRTLPAGDMLAFVQSDSNQQRGEFVLIIDAAAAEEAEEGLAPEVRHTLQILAAELPTKQAAALAAQLTGANKKTLYDYALSLKTDRH; encoded by the coding sequence TTGCATACTTCGTTCGCTCGCTTGATTGAGTCTTCCGGGGATTCTTTCCTACCCGGCACATTATATGTTCTGGCCACGCCCATTGGAAATCTGGCCGATATCAGCGCCCGCGGCATCGCCGCGCTGACGGCCGCCGATGTCGTGTGTGCCGAAGACACCCGGGTCACCGGCCAGCTGCTGAAAGCCTACGGCCTGCACGCCCCGAGGCTGGTCAGCCTGCGCGAACACAATGAGCGCGCCATGGCCGAGCAGGTCATCGGCTGGCTGCGCGAAGGCCTGAAAGTCGTCCAGGTCTCCGATGCCGGCACCCCGGCCATCTCCGACCCCGGCGCACGCCTGGTCGAAGCTGTGCGTGGCGCCGGACTGCCGGTCTGTCCGCTGCCCGGCGCCAGCGCCGTCATTACCGCCCTGTCGGCCAGCGGCCTGACCACACCGTCCTTCCTGTTCCATGGCTTCCTGCCGCCCAAGTCCGGCGAGCGACGCCGAACCCTGGCCCAGTGGCGAGAGGCAAGCTACAGCGTCGTCTGCTACGAAGCACCGCACCGCATCATCGACACCCTGCAGGATATCGTCGCCGAACTGGGTACCGAACGCCGCCTGTTCCTGGCGCGTGAACTGACCAAGACCTTCGAAACCCTGCGCACCCTGCCGGCCGGCGACATGCTGGCCTTCGTCCAGAGCGACAGCAACCAGCAGCGTGGCGAGTTTGTACTGATCATTGATGCTGCCGCGGCAGAAGAAGCGGAGGAGGGCCTGGCGCCCGAAGTACGGCACACCCTGCAGATCCTCGCGGCCGAGCTGCCGACCAAACAGGCCGCCGCCCTGGCCGCCCAACTGACCGGCGCCAACAAAAAAACCCTGTATGACTACGCACTTAGCCTAAAAACAGACCGCCACTGA
- a CDS encoding porin — protein MKLNKITLAVLATATLGASAVAMADDGVTVFGDMRVGVVNFNGNANKAWGYSAKENVSSTNIAGRGNLNFKGTENLGNGLSAIWLLSNRFSPTGNQVDDQSGSRPGTLASNDTYVGLKSNTLGTLVMGTNYGNFQDGLYDNTYVVGPDQIQGWFGNTEGHNMIRYDLPSFGNLNASLQYGTSENAGAATGTKAAQHNTTVNVNYDNGFWGVSGAYTVSNNLQTSSQMAWATNGTDVGTLAQSHLTAMIKPADALQLAVEWQHSNLNGNTVNSTALYAYYTLGAAQLGMQYGVQSYSGHTPTDLKKGKFIDAFVHYGLSKTTTAFIEVMNSRDGALSYANGQTSGSRVMTDIGLMKSF, from the coding sequence ATGAAACTGAACAAGATCACTCTGGCTGTACTGGCCACTGCTACCCTCGGCGCCTCGGCGGTTGCCATGGCGGACGACGGCGTTACCGTTTTCGGCGACATGCGCGTCGGCGTCGTCAACTTCAACGGCAATGCCAACAAAGCCTGGGGCTACTCCGCCAAGGAAAACGTCTCCTCGACCAATATCGCCGGTCGCGGCAACCTGAACTTCAAGGGCACCGAAAACCTGGGCAATGGCCTGAGCGCCATCTGGCTGCTGTCCAACCGCTTCTCGCCGACCGGCAATCAGGTGGATGACCAGAGCGGCTCCCGCCCGGGAACCCTGGCCTCCAACGACACCTATGTCGGCCTGAAGAGCAACACCCTGGGTACCCTGGTGATGGGTACCAACTACGGCAACTTCCAGGATGGTCTGTACGACAACACCTACGTGGTTGGCCCGGATCAGATTCAGGGCTGGTTCGGCAACACCGAAGGCCACAACATGATCCGCTACGATCTGCCGAGCTTCGGTAACCTGAATGCCTCTCTGCAATACGGCACCAGCGAAAACGCCGGCGCCGCAACCGGCACCAAGGCCGCCCAACACAACACCACGGTCAACGTCAATTACGATAACGGCTTCTGGGGTGTGTCCGGTGCCTACACCGTGTCCAACAACCTGCAAACCAGCAGCCAGATGGCCTGGGCCACCAACGGCACCGACGTCGGCACGCTGGCACAAAGCCACCTGACCGCCATGATCAAGCCGGCAGATGCCCTGCAGCTGGCCGTCGAATGGCAACACAGCAACCTGAACGGCAACACCGTCAACAGCACCGCACTGTATGCGTACTACACCCTGGGCGCTGCCCAGCTGGGCATGCAGTACGGCGTACAGTCCTACAGCGGCCACACCCCGACGGATCTGAAGAAGGGCAAGTTCATTGATGCCTTCGTGCACTACGGCCTGAGCAAGACCACCACGGCCTTCATCGAAGTCATGAACAGCCGCGATGGCGCCCTGTCCTATGCCAACGGCCAGACCAGCGGCAGCCGCGTCATGACTGACATCGGTCTGATGAAGAGCTTCTGA
- a CDS encoding DDE-type integrase/transposase/recombinase, whose product MAPIKAMIEENHSFGYRTVAGLLGFNKNTVQRIFQLKGWQVKKRPVGFRPRVQALPSVAERPNERWSTDLCRIWAGKDGWSHLALVIDCCTRELLRWHLSRSGKSQTAESALEHALINRFGCLGHVPERFLLRSDNGLVFTSRRYTALVKSYGLQQAFITPSMMYQLAA is encoded by the coding sequence GTGGCACCGATCAAGGCGATGATCGAGGAGAACCACTCGTTTGGTTACCGCACGGTGGCGGGGCTGCTAGGCTTCAACAAGAACACTGTGCAACGCATCTTCCAGCTCAAGGGCTGGCAGGTGAAGAAACGCCCGGTAGGCTTTCGTCCTCGCGTCCAGGCACTGCCTTCGGTGGCAGAGCGTCCAAATGAACGCTGGTCCACCGACCTGTGCCGTATTTGGGCGGGAAAGGATGGCTGGAGTCACTTGGCGCTGGTGATTGACTGCTGCACCCGGGAATTGCTTCGCTGGCATTTATCGCGCAGTGGCAAGTCGCAAACGGCGGAGTCGGCCCTGGAGCATGCGCTGATTAACCGTTTTGGGTGCCTGGGGCACGTCCCCGAGCGATTCCTGCTGCGAAGCGACAATGGTCTGGTCTTCACCAGTCGGCGATATACGGCACTGGTGAAAAGCTACGGCCTGCAGCAAGCGTTCATCACACCATCGATGATGTATCAATTAGCCGCCTGA
- a CDS encoding WYL domain-containing protein, which produces MPQTLQQDHSIESLTQAQRDRLAFIELRLRFMGCIRRQDLVTRFGMQEAAATRDIGLYKALAAGNIQYDAKAKTYLIGNHFSPLFSYDTERVLAWLTQGIGDNAEPQPKTWIISDGPALLAKPDLNTLAAITRAMYLGCPLSMQYHSLTSGLTQREIVPFALIDTGLRWHVRAFDRKSHEFRDFVLTRVTQPQVLVGQPIAAHEQSDQDTEWNRTIELELVPHPDQPYPEITEMDYGMENGVLRLTLRAATAGYTLRKWGVDCSQGHRLRGHEYRLFLKERQVLDNVRTAVLAPGYAPRTC; this is translated from the coding sequence ATGCCTCAGACCTTGCAGCAAGACCATTCGATCGAATCGCTCACGCAAGCACAGCGCGACCGGCTGGCCTTTATCGAGCTGCGTCTACGGTTTATGGGCTGCATCCGCCGGCAAGACCTAGTGACCCGCTTTGGCATGCAAGAGGCAGCGGCCACACGTGATATCGGTCTGTACAAGGCCCTGGCAGCCGGCAACATCCAATACGACGCCAAAGCCAAGACCTATCTGATCGGCAACCACTTCAGCCCTCTGTTTTCCTACGACACCGAGCGCGTCCTAGCTTGGCTGACCCAAGGCATTGGCGACAACGCCGAGCCACAGCCTAAAACCTGGATCATCTCCGATGGCCCGGCCCTACTGGCCAAACCAGACCTGAATACGCTGGCGGCCATCACCCGCGCCATGTACCTCGGCTGCCCACTCTCCATGCAGTACCACTCGCTCACCAGCGGCTTAACCCAACGCGAAATCGTGCCTTTTGCATTGATCGATACCGGTCTGCGCTGGCATGTGCGTGCATTTGACCGCAAATCGCATGAATTTCGGGATTTTGTACTGACACGGGTTACACAACCGCAAGTATTAGTCGGGCAGCCGATCGCCGCGCATGAGCAGAGTGATCAGGACACGGAATGGAATCGGACAATCGAGCTTGAGTTGGTACCGCACCCTGATCAGCCGTATCCGGAAATTACCGAGATGGATTATGGGATGGAAAACGGTGTGCTGCGGCTAACGCTGCGTGCGGCGACGGCGGGGTACACGTTGAGAAAATGGGGGGTGGATTGTTCGCAGGGACACCGCTTGCGGGGACATGAATATCGGCTTTTTCTCAAGGAGCGTCAAGTTCTAGACAATGTTCGTACTGCCGTACTGGCTCCTGGATATGCACCTCGCACCTGTTGA
- a CDS encoding class I SAM-dependent DNA methyltransferase — protein MQNAQHQNLVGFIWSIANKLRGPYRPPQYRRVMLPLIVLRRFDLVLAENKQKVLAEKKRLEDKGITGPALEKALSRIAATDRKQELFNTSGFTFEKLLGDAPNIAGNLIAYIQGFSPRARDIFDKFEFETEIAKLDEANRLYLIIKEFCSADINLSPKAISNLQMGYLFEELVRKFNEQANEEAGDHFTPREVIRLMVELVFTGEDGIFEPGIYRSVYDPTAGTGGMLSESEKAAMAKNPQANIELFGQEYNPESYAICCSDLLIKDEPINNLIYGDTLGIKDAKNKTNGFVPHDGHPDKKFHYMLANPPFGVEWKPEEDFVREEYEQQGFAGRFGAGLPRINDGSLLFLQHMISKMHQPPKLVDGKNVGGDGSKIAIVFNGSPLFTGDAGSGESNIRRWIIERDMLDAIVALPDQMFYNTGIYTYVWIVTNKKPAHRQGKVQLIDGTRHFKKMDKSLGNKRNKLSDDHIRELVRLYAEHDHDAESEVLVDGKPERRVCSKLFENREFGFLKITVERPLRLNFQASAERIAKLDEQSAFINLASSKKRKDDAAYRAEVAAGQETQAAIKAALQGMDSETLYRNRPAFEAVLEAALKKLPNKVPAPVKKAILAALSERDPKADICLDAKGNPEPDADLRDTEIVALPNDIELPLPLGYDNETGHDKLLALVKDHCEDYLKAEVLPHVPDAWIDHSKTKVGYEIPLTRHFYVYQPPRPLDEIAGEISQLEKEIMAMLSEVV, from the coding sequence ATGCAAAACGCACAGCACCAAAACCTTGTCGGCTTTATCTGGAGTATCGCAAATAAGCTGCGAGGCCCCTATCGCCCGCCACAGTACCGTCGTGTTATGCTGCCGCTGATTGTGCTGCGCCGCTTTGATTTGGTGCTGGCAGAAAACAAGCAGAAGGTTCTAGCCGAAAAGAAACGCCTCGAAGACAAAGGCATCACAGGCCCGGCCCTCGAAAAAGCGCTTTCTCGAATCGCAGCTACCGACCGCAAACAAGAGTTGTTCAACACCAGTGGCTTTACATTCGAGAAGCTGTTGGGCGATGCGCCTAATATCGCGGGCAACTTGATCGCCTACATCCAGGGCTTCTCGCCTCGTGCACGCGACATCTTCGACAAGTTCGAGTTTGAAACGGAGATCGCCAAGCTGGACGAGGCCAATCGCCTGTACCTGATCATCAAGGAGTTCTGCTCGGCAGATATCAACCTCTCCCCCAAGGCCATCAGTAATTTGCAGATGGGGTACCTGTTCGAAGAGCTGGTGCGCAAGTTTAACGAGCAAGCCAACGAAGAGGCAGGGGATCACTTCACCCCTCGTGAAGTCATTCGCCTGATGGTTGAGCTGGTCTTCACGGGAGAAGATGGCATCTTCGAGCCGGGCATCTACCGAAGTGTCTACGACCCAACTGCGGGCACGGGCGGCATGCTGTCTGAATCTGAAAAAGCCGCGATGGCCAAGAATCCCCAGGCCAACATCGAATTGTTCGGCCAAGAATACAACCCCGAGTCCTATGCCATCTGCTGCTCTGACCTTCTGATCAAGGACGAGCCGATCAACAACCTGATCTACGGCGACACTCTGGGCATCAAGGACGCCAAGAACAAGACCAACGGCTTTGTGCCGCACGACGGCCACCCAGACAAGAAATTCCACTACATGCTGGCCAACCCACCCTTTGGGGTGGAGTGGAAGCCGGAAGAAGACTTCGTGCGCGAGGAATACGAACAGCAAGGCTTTGCTGGCCGTTTCGGCGCGGGTTTGCCACGCATCAACGATGGCTCGCTGCTCTTCTTGCAGCACATGATCTCCAAGATGCACCAGCCGCCCAAGCTGGTCGATGGCAAGAACGTCGGTGGCGACGGCTCCAAAATCGCCATCGTTTTCAATGGCTCGCCCCTGTTCACGGGTGACGCCGGATCGGGCGAGTCCAACATCCGCCGCTGGATCATCGAACGCGACATGCTGGACGCCATCGTCGCCCTGCCTGACCAGATGTTCTACAACACCGGCATCTACACCTACGTCTGGATCGTCACCAACAAGAAGCCCGCGCACCGCCAAGGCAAGGTGCAGTTGATCGACGGCACCCGCCATTTCAAGAAGATGGACAAGAGCCTGGGCAATAAGCGCAACAAGCTCTCGGATGACCACATCAGGGAACTGGTGCGCCTGTACGCCGAGCACGACCACGATGCGGAAAGCGAAGTGCTGGTGGACGGAAAGCCCGAGCGCCGGGTTTGCAGCAAGCTCTTCGAGAACCGCGAATTTGGCTTTTTGAAGATCACCGTTGAGCGCCCGCTGCGGCTGAACTTCCAAGCCAGCGCAGAGCGCATTGCCAAGCTGGATGAGCAGAGCGCCTTTATCAATTTGGCAAGCAGCAAGAAGCGTAAAGACGATGCAGCCTATCGCGCGGAAGTCGCGGCAGGCCAAGAAACACAGGCAGCCATCAAGGCTGCCCTGCAAGGCATGGACAGTGAAACGCTGTACCGCAATCGTCCTGCTTTCGAAGCCGTGCTCGAAGCCGCCCTGAAAAAGCTACCCAACAAGGTTCCTGCGCCAGTGAAGAAAGCGATTTTGGCGGCGCTGTCGGAGCGCGACCCCAAGGCAGACATCTGTCTGGATGCAAAGGGCAACCCGGAACCGGATGCCGATCTACGCGATACCGAAATCGTGGCCCTGCCGAATGACATTGAATTGCCGCTGCCACTGGGCTACGACAACGAAACCGGCCACGACAAGTTGTTGGCGCTGGTGAAAGACCACTGCGAGGACTACCTCAAGGCTGAAGTCCTGCCGCACGTGCCAGATGCCTG